A single Xylella taiwanensis DNA region contains:
- a CDS encoding YadA-like family protein yields the protein MKKNQIYNKFWNPLLGPWSVDSELTNRGRSDVVLCRSAKQSRGLVLAIGLVLASVAQAKSVEGVAMVTGGNTIVANVQQGVSLGVSSKADNVFNVVAKDVFRGSADGFWDFLTRTPVGWKATAYGTNSVAVGYSSKALALNAIALGYNSFVGQSALNGVALGSNSSVLGVNSVALGSGSVATDPEVVSVGSGDSPIGPAVRRIVNVGDAVSSKDAVNKSQLDSVASSVNGVASTVNDVASSVKNINRLSQITGNGAASAGTQDSVAIGSDAQAVDSSVAVGARSRANVVGTTALGVDSHAFGMNSTALGLQSSAISENSASLGYNSFVGQSALNGVALGSNSSVLGVNSVALGSGSVATDSEVVSVGSGGEGSGPVVRRIVNVGDAVSSKDAVNKSQLDSVVSSVNGVASTVNDVASSVKNINRLSQITGNGAASAGTQDSVAIGSDAQAVDSSVAVGARSRANVVGTTALGVDSHAFGMNSTALGLQSSAISENSASLGYNSFVGQSALNGVALGSNSSVLGVNSVALGSGSVATDSEVVSVGSGADGSGPVVRRIVNVGDAVSSKDAVNKSQLDSVASSVNGVASTVNDVASSVKNINRLSQITGNGAASAGTQDSVAIGSDAQAVDSSVAVGARSRANVVGTTALGVDSHAFGMNSTALGLQSSAISENSASLGYNSFVGQSALNGVALGSNSSVLGVNSVALGSGSVATDSEVVSVGSGADGSGPVVRRIVNVGDAVSSKDAVNKSQLDSVASSVNGVASTVNDVASSVKNINRLSQITGNGAASAGTQDSVAIGSDAQAVDSSVAVGARSRANVVGTTALGVDSHAFGMNSTALGLQSSAISENSASLGYNSFVGQSALNGVALGSNSSVLGVNSVALGSGSVATDSEVVSVGSGADGSGPVVRRIVNVGDAVSSKDAVNKSQLDSVASSVNGVASTVNDVASSVKNINRLSQITGNGAASAGTQDSVAIGSDAQAVDSSVAVGAHSRAKAVGSTSLGFNSDALGIDSIALGLGSGVIAERGVSVGYNSFVGQNALNGVALGSNSLVLLNGVNSVALGSGSVATDPEVVSVGSGDSPIGPAVRRIVNVGDAVSSKDAVNKSQLDSVASSVNGVASTVNDVASSVKNINRLSQITGNGAASAGTQDSVAIGSDAQAVDSSVAVGARSRANVVGTTALGVDSHAFGMNSTALGLQSSAISENSASLGYNSFVGQSALNGVALGSNSSVLGVNSVALGSGSVATDSEVVSVGSGGEGSGPVVRRIVNVGDAVSSKDAVNKSQLDSVVSSVNGVASTVNDVASSVKNINRLSQITGNGAASAGTQDSVAIGSDAQAVDSSVAVGARSRANVVGTTALGVDSHAFGMNSTALGLQSSAISENSASLGYNSFVGQSALNGVALGSNSSVLGVNSVALGSGSVATDSEVVSVGSGGEGSGPAVRRIVNVGDAVSSKDAVNKSQLDSVVSSVNGVASTVNDVASSVKNINRLSQITGNGAASAGTQDSVAIGSDAQAVDSSVAVGARSRANVVGTTALGVDSHAFGMNSTALGLQSSAISENSASLGYNSFVGQSALNGVALGSNSSVLGVNSVALGSGSVATDSEVVSVGSGGEGSGPVVRRIVNVGDAVSSKDAVNKSQLDSVASTVNDVVSSVKNINRLSQITGNGAASAVGEDSAAIGSDAQAIGSRSVAVGARSRANAFGTTALGVDSRATGISSTAVGRQTNTLGDRSVAVGFNSFVRQSGEYGVALGTDAGVSGKDSISLGHGSRTYEAEVLSLGSGNGLGGPATRRIVNLSPGNVSLGSTEAVNGGQFFQAISSVASILGGGAAVGAQGMLIAPAYQIQGSSYSTVGAALKALDGKVTDLDNRVAGRGDVNHSVAGSASAGTASVSTAALTSSAVVARNNKVASGATVSDSSAGTNALTLSKGNGVTPAASENNTQSSDEVQLSSMGSVGNARQIVTMAAATLPTDGVNKAQLDSGISAANSYTDARISALNDSFQSLRGDLNWQMRRQDRRINRQGAMSAAMLNMATSAAGIRTPNRLGAGVGFQNGQSALSIGYQHAFSDNSNFTIGGAFSSSDTSVGVGAGFGW from the coding sequence ATGAAAAAGAATCAGATTTACAATAAGTTCTGGAACCCCTTGTTGGGTCCGTGGAGTGTAGACTCGGAGTTGACTAATAGAGGTCGGAGTGATGTTGTTTTATGTCGTTCAGCCAAACAAAGCCGTGGCTTAGTGCTGGCAATTGGTCTTGTGCTCGCAAGCGTCGCACAGGCCAAATCCGTTGAAGGCGTTGCGATGGTCACTGGGGGTAACACCATAGTGGCTAATGTGCAGCAAGGCGTATCACTTGGTGTTAGTAGTAAGGCTGATAACGTTTTTAATGTTGTTGCCAAAGATGTTTTTAGAGGGTCTGCGGACGGTTTCTGGGACTTCTTGACCCGTACTCCGGTAGGTTGGAAAGCCACGGCTTACGGTACTAACAGCGTTGCGGTTGGTTACTCCTCTAAGGCTTTGGCGCTGAACGCTATAGCGCTTGGTTACAACAGTTTTGTTGGGCAGAGTGCACTTAACGGTGTAGCCCTTGGAAGCAACAGCAGCGTATTAGGTGTCAACTCGGTTGCGCTGGGTTCTGGTTCGGTTGCTACCGATCCCGAGGTGGTTTCTGTGGGGAGTGGTGATAGCCCGATTGGTCCGGCGGTGCGGCGCATCGTGAATGTGGGCGATGCTGTTAGCAGTAAGGATGCAGTCAACAAGTCACAGTTGGATAGTGTGGCGTCATCAGTGAATGGTGTGGCGTCAACGGTAAATGACGTCGCGTCATCGGTGAAGAACATCAACCGTTTGAGCCAAATCACTGGAAACGGTGCGGCGAGTGCTGGTACTCAGGACAGTGTTGCGATTGGTTCCGATGCGCAGGCCGTTGATAGCAGTGTTGCAGTGGGAGCCCGTTCCAGGGCTAACGTTGTTGGTACCACTGCGCTGGGTGTGGATAGTCATGCTTTTGGTATGAACAGTACAGCGCTGGGACTGCAAAGCAGTGCTATAAGCGAAAACAGTGCGTCGTTGGGTTACAACAGTTTTGTTGGGCAGAGTGCACTTAACGGTGTAGCCCTTGGAAGCAACAGCAGCGTATTAGGTGTCAATTCGGTTGCGCTGGGTTCTGGTTCGGTTGCTACCGATTCCGAGGTGGTTTCTGTGGGGAGTGGTGGTGAAGGGTCTGGTCCGGTGGTGCGGCGCATCGTGAATGTGGGCGATGCTGTTAGCAGTAAGGATGCAGTCAACAAGTCACAGTTGGATAGTGTGGTGTCATCAGTGAATGGTGTGGCGTCAACGGTAAATGACGTCGCGTCATCGGTGAAGAACATCAACCGTTTGAGCCAAATCACTGGAAACGGTGCGGCGAGTGCTGGTACTCAGGACAGTGTTGCGATTGGTTCCGATGCGCAGGCCGTTGATAGCAGTGTTGCAGTGGGAGCCCGTTCCAGGGCTAACGTTGTTGGTACCACTGCGCTGGGTGTGGATAGTCATGCTTTTGGTATGAACAGTACAGCGCTGGGACTGCAAAGCAGTGCTATAAGCGAAAACAGTGCGTCGTTGGGTTACAACAGTTTTGTTGGGCAGAGTGCACTTAACGGTGTAGCCCTTGGAAGCAACAGCAGCGTATTAGGTGTCAATTCGGTTGCGCTGGGTTCTGGTTCGGTTGCTACCGATTCCGAGGTGGTTTCTGTGGGGAGTGGTGCTGATGGGTCTGGTCCGGTGGTGCGGCGCATCGTGAATGTGGGCGATGCTGTTAGCAGTAAGGATGCAGTCAACAAGTCACAGTTGGATAGTGTGGCGTCATCAGTGAATGGTGTGGCGTCAACGGTAAATGACGTCGCGTCATCGGTGAAGAACATCAACCGTTTGAGCCAAATCACTGGAAACGGTGCGGCGAGTGCTGGTACTCAGGACAGTGTTGCGATTGGTTCCGATGCGCAGGCCGTTGATAGCAGTGTTGCAGTGGGAGCCCGTTCCAGGGCTAACGTTGTTGGTACCACTGCGCTGGGTGTGGATAGTCATGCTTTTGGTATGAACAGTACAGCGCTGGGACTGCAAAGCAGTGCTATAAGCGAAAACAGTGCGTCGTTGGGTTACAACAGTTTTGTTGGGCAGAGTGCACTTAACGGTGTAGCCCTTGGAAGCAACAGCAGCGTATTAGGTGTCAATTCGGTTGCGCTGGGTTCTGGTTCGGTTGCTACCGATTCCGAGGTGGTTTCTGTGGGGAGTGGTGCTGATGGGTCTGGTCCGGTGGTGCGGCGCATCGTGAATGTGGGCGATGCTGTTAGCAGTAAGGATGCAGTCAACAAGTCACAGTTGGATAGTGTGGCGTCATCAGTGAATGGTGTGGCGTCAACGGTAAATGACGTCGCGTCATCGGTGAAGAACATCAACCGTTTGAGCCAAATCACTGGAAACGGTGCGGCGAGTGCTGGTACTCAGGACAGTGTTGCGATTGGTTCCGATGCGCAGGCCGTTGATAGCAGTGTTGCAGTGGGAGCCCGTTCCAGGGCTAACGTTGTTGGTACCACTGCGCTGGGTGTGGATAGTCATGCTTTTGGTATGAACAGTACAGCGCTGGGACTGCAAAGCAGTGCTATAAGCGAAAACAGTGCGTCGTTGGGTTACAACAGTTTTGTTGGGCAGAGTGCACTTAACGGTGTAGCCCTTGGAAGCAACAGCAGCGTATTAGGTGTCAATTCGGTTGCGCTGGGTTCTGGTTCGGTTGCTACCGATTCCGAGGTGGTTTCTGTGGGGAGTGGTGCTGATGGGTCTGGTCCGGTGGTGCGGCGCATCGTGAATGTGGGCGATGCTGTTAGCAGTAAGGATGCAGTCAACAAGTCACAGTTGGATAGTGTGGCGTCATCAGTGAATGGTGTGGCGTCAACGGTAAATGACGTCGCGTCATCGGTGAAGAACATCAACCGTTTGAGCCAAATCACTGGAAACGGTGCGGCGAGTGCTGGTACTCAGGACAGTGTTGCGATTGGTTCCGATGCGCAGGCCGTTGATAGCAGTGTTGCAGTGGGAGCACATTCCAGGGCTAAGGCTGTTGGTTCTACTTCATTAGGTTTTAATAGCGATGCGCTGGGGATCGACAGTATAGCGCTGGGGCTTGGAAGCGGTGTCATAGCCGAACGCGGCGTGTCTGTGGGTTACAACAGTTTTGTTGGGCAGAATGCACTTAACGGTGTAGCTCTAGGGAGCAATAGCCTCGTATTACTAAATGGAGTCAACTCGGTTGCGCTGGGTTCTGGTTCGGTTGCTACCGATCCCGAGGTGGTTTCTGTGGGGAGTGGTGATAGCCCGATTGGTCCGGCGGTGCGGCGCATCGTGAATGTGGGCGATGCTGTTAGCAGTAAGGATGCAGTCAACAAGTCACAGTTGGATAGTGTGGCGTCATCAGTGAATGGTGTGGCGTCAACGGTAAATGACGTCGCGTCATCGGTGAAGAACATCAACCGTTTGAGCCAAATCACTGGAAACGGTGCGGCGAGTGCTGGTACTCAGGACAGTGTTGCGATTGGTTCCGATGCGCAGGCCGTTGATAGCAGTGTTGCAGTGGGAGCCCGTTCCAGGGCTAACGTTGTTGGTACCACTGCGCTGGGTGTGGATAGTCATGCTTTTGGTATGAACAGTACAGCGCTGGGACTGCAAAGCAGTGCTATAAGCGAAAACAGTGCGTCGTTGGGTTACAACAGTTTTGTTGGGCAGAGTGCACTTAACGGTGTAGCCCTTGGAAGCAACAGCAGCGTATTAGGTGTCAATTCGGTTGCGCTGGGTTCTGGTTCGGTTGCTACCGATTCCGAGGTGGTTTCTGTGGGGAGTGGTGGTGAAGGGTCTGGTCCGGTGGTGCGGCGCATCGTGAATGTGGGCGATGCTGTTAGCAGTAAGGATGCAGTCAACAAGTCACAGTTGGATAGTGTGGTGTCATCAGTGAATGGTGTGGCGTCAACGGTAAATGACGTCGCGTCATCGGTGAAGAACATCAACCGTTTGAGCCAAATCACTGGAAACGGTGCGGCGAGTGCTGGTACTCAGGACAGTGTTGCGATTGGTTCCGATGCGCAGGCCGTTGATAGCAGTGTTGCAGTGGGAGCCCGTTCCAGGGCTAACGTTGTTGGTACCACTGCGCTGGGTGTGGATAGTCATGCTTTTGGTATGAACAGTACAGCGCTGGGACTGCAAAGCAGTGCTATAAGCGAAAACAGTGCGTCGTTGGGTTACAACAGTTTTGTTGGGCAGAGTGCACTTAACGGTGTAGCCCTTGGAAGCAACAGCAGCGTATTAGGTGTCAATTCGGTTGCGCTGGGTTCTGGTTCGGTTGCTACCGATTCCGAGGTGGTTTCTGTGGGGAGTGGTGGTGAAGGGTCTGGTCCGGCGGTGCGGCGCATCGTGAATGTGGGCGATGCTGTTAGCAGTAAGGATGCAGTCAACAAGTCACAGTTGGATAGTGTGGTGTCATCAGTGAATGGTGTGGCGTCAACGGTAAATGACGTCGCGTCATCGGTGAAGAACATCAACCGTTTGAGCCAAATCACTGGAAACGGTGCGGCGAGTGCTGGTACTCAGGACAGTGTTGCGATTGGTTCCGATGCGCAGGCCGTTGATAGCAGTGTTGCAGTGGGAGCCCGTTCCAGGGCTAACGTTGTTGGTACCACTGCGCTGGGTGTGGATAGTCATGCTTTTGGTATGAACAGTACAGCGCTGGGACTGCAAAGCAGTGCTATAAGCGAAAACAGTGCGTCGTTGGGTTACAACAGTTTTGTTGGGCAGAGTGCACTTAACGGTGTAGCCCTTGGAAGCAACAGCAGCGTATTAGGTGTCAATTCGGTTGCGCTGGGTTCTGGTTCGGTTGCTACCGATTCCGAGGTGGTTTCTGTGGGGAGTGGTGGTGAAGGGTCTGGTCCGGTGGTGCGGCGCATCGTGAATGTGGGCGATGCTGTTAGCAGTAAGGATGCAGTCAACAAGTCACAGTTGGATAGTGTGGCGTCAACGGTAAATGACGTCGTGTCATCGGTGAAGAACATCAACCGTTTGAGCCAAATCACTGGAAACGGTGCGGCGAGTGCGGTTGGTGAGGACAGTGCTGCGATTGGTTCCGATGCGCAGGCCATTGGTAGCAGAAGTGTTGCAGTGGGAGCCCGTTCCAGGGCTAACGCTTTTGGTACCACTGCGTTGGGTGTGGATAGTCGTGCCACAGGGATCAGCAGTACGGCAGTTGGGCGCCAGACCAATACTCTCGGTGATCGCAGCGTGGCAGTGGGTTTCAACAGTTTCGTTCGTCAGAGTGGTGAGTACGGTGTTGCCCTGGGTACCGATGCCGGTGTGTCGGGAAAAGATTCCATCTCGTTGGGTCACGGTTCGCGTACTTATGAAGCCGAGGTGCTCTCGCTTGGTAGCGGTAACGGCCTCGGTGGTCCGGCGACACGCCGTATTGTTAATCTCAGTCCCGGCAATGTATCGTTGGGGAGCACTGAGGCGGTGAATGGCGGGCAGTTCTTCCAAGCCATAAGTAGCGTGGCAAGTATTTTGGGTGGTGGTGCGGCGGTGGGGGCGCAAGGGATGTTGATTGCGCCGGCCTATCAAATACAGGGGAGTAGTTACAGTACTGTGGGTGCGGCGTTAAAGGCGCTGGATGGTAAGGTCACCGATCTGGATAATCGTGTTGCTGGGCGTGGTGATGTTAATCACAGTGTTGCGGGGAGTGCTTCTGCGGGCACGGCCAGTGTTTCCACAGCGGCATTAACTTCTAGTGCGGTGGTTGCTAGAAATAATAAAGTTGCTTCTGGTGCTACAGTGTCTGATTCGAGTGCTGGTACCAATGCACTGACGTTGTCGAAAGGAAATGGTGTAACCCCCGCGGCTTCGGAGAATAACACCCAGAGTAGTGATGAGGTGCAGCTGAGTTCGATGGGCAGCGTGGGCAATGCGCGGCAGATCGTCACGATGGCCGCAGC
- a CDS encoding AEC family transporter yields MIVEVFIRVFFLIFTAALGWGAGYILKLSSRDISSLLIYVISPFVIFLSILQSPADWTYFRYSLVALLTASTAALLAYCLARMIWKDGRVNLFSFAAGTGNTGYFALPLAFALFNERQIAIAVFIIIGVNIYEFTVGYFITAKGAFKTTESLKRMIRLPILYAIILGIIFKKLQIDVGATLLSAMSNFKGAYSVFGMMMIGVTLASYQKIRIDWEFLMAALAWKHVIYPVVGIFVFYFITPVSIETLAVIVTMLATPMAANTVVIANNLNVYPEKAACSVMVSTFLAIVTVPLAIVWVTSLSG; encoded by the coding sequence ATGATTGTCGAAGTGTTTATAAGGGTATTTTTCTTAATATTTACCGCTGCACTTGGGTGGGGTGCTGGATATATTCTGAAATTAAGTTCAAGAGATATATCGTCCCTGTTGATCTATGTCATATCGCCATTTGTGATCTTCCTTTCTATATTACAATCTCCTGCGGATTGGACATATTTTAGATATTCATTGGTCGCATTGCTGACAGCATCCACCGCTGCTTTGCTTGCATACTGCCTGGCGCGAATGATATGGAAAGATGGCAGAGTCAATCTTTTTTCATTTGCAGCAGGGACAGGTAATACAGGGTATTTTGCATTGCCTCTTGCTTTTGCACTCTTTAATGAGCGACAAATTGCTATTGCGGTCTTTATCATCATTGGTGTCAATATCTATGAATTTACCGTTGGATATTTCATCACCGCAAAGGGAGCATTCAAAACAACAGAGAGTTTGAAAAGGATGATTCGGCTTCCCATACTTTATGCCATTATCCTTGGAATAATCTTTAAGAAGTTGCAAATTGATGTGGGAGCAACATTGCTATCTGCCATGTCCAACTTTAAAGGAGCTTATAGTGTTTTTGGAATGATGATGATAGGAGTTACGCTGGCGTCTTACCAAAAGATCCGGATTGACTGGGAGTTTTTAATGGCTGCTCTTGCTTGGAAACATGTGATCTATCCTGTTGTTGGAATATTTGTTTTCTACTTTATAACTCCTGTTTCTATCGAAACACTTGCAGTCATTGTCACGATGTTAGCGACACCTATGGCTGCCAATACGGTTGTGATTGCAAACAATCTGAATGTATATCCTGAGAAAGCGGCTTGTTCTGTCATGGTAAGCACGTTTCTGGCTATTGTGACAGTTCCTTTGGCAATCGTGTGGGTGACCAGTCTGTCTGGTTGA
- a CDS encoding TauD/TfdA family dioxygenase: MVEIPFSTLKHWIEDLMDIAVNGVMNKDSIQRSANIAKKYLPDIDFMRNEINSEKGYIEISNVPIDRTIPAPPSDGFPHPDKSHISELCLLGVTYALGLNPFSYQEEKRGALVHDIAPISGNKTSVSSNGVISFDFHTDGAYLERHIRPHTLSLLCLVDTSETGTRLASLQEALQLLRTEEIDALMCDDYYHLPPETFHVQVSKRRSSVLDKVDGMYEVKAALHHSHGITPLASNALNSLRSALQCVSIVKRWKPADIVIFSNLRCMHGRGEIKGERWLQRCYGSYVFPSGTVFQLNQS; encoded by the coding sequence ATGGTGGAAATACCTTTTTCTACATTGAAACACTGGATTGAAGACTTGATGGACATTGCAGTTAACGGAGTAATGAATAAAGACAGTATCCAGAGAAGTGCCAACATTGCGAAAAAATACCTTCCAGATATTGATTTTATGAGGAATGAAATAAATTCTGAGAAAGGTTATATCGAAATATCCAATGTGCCAATTGACAGAACAATCCCAGCGCCACCCTCTGATGGTTTCCCCCATCCTGATAAAAGCCATATTTCGGAACTGTGCTTACTTGGAGTCACATACGCGCTCGGTTTGAATCCTTTCTCCTATCAGGAAGAAAAACGTGGGGCCTTGGTGCATGACATTGCCCCGATTTCAGGAAACAAAACAAGCGTTTCTAGCAATGGTGTTATCAGTTTTGACTTTCATACCGATGGCGCATATCTTGAACGCCATATCCGTCCTCATACTTTATCTTTGCTTTGTTTAGTAGATACATCAGAGACGGGCACACGGCTTGCTTCTCTGCAAGAAGCATTGCAATTACTGAGGACAGAAGAGATCGATGCATTAATGTGTGATGATTATTATCACCTCCCTCCAGAAACCTTCCATGTCCAAGTGTCCAAGCGTCGATCATCCGTATTGGATAAAGTGGATGGTATGTATGAAGTCAAAGCGGCATTGCATCATTCCCATGGAATCACTCCGCTCGCATCCAATGCATTGAATTCACTACGTAGTGCGTTGCAGTGTGTTTCGATCGTCAAACGGTGGAAACCTGCAGACATCGTTATCTTCAGTAACCTGCGTTGTATGCATGGGCGTGGAGAAATCAAGGGGGAACGCTGGTTGCAACGATGTTATGGTTCCTATGTTTTTCCGTCTGGGACAGTTTTTCAATTGAATCAGTCATGA
- the prmC gene encoding peptide chain release factor N(5)-glutamine methyltransferase: MQSPIALLAAATERIERVDAEALLLHVLDCNRAWLFTHGHASLGAASTKTFQALVEQRANGIPVAYLIGRRGFWTLDLVVSPATLIPRAETETLVEQALERLDRAPNRCVADLGTGSGAIALAIASERPQAHVLASDTSAAALTVAATNAAAHGLNNVVFRLGDWYAPLIGERFDLIVSNPPYIAATDPHLTQGDLRFEPQSALVSGADGLDALRTLAAGAPAHLRPGGWLLLEHGWEQGATMRVLLRAAGLVTVTTLQDLEARDRITVGRSPYS; encoded by the coding sequence ATGCAATCACCGATAGCCCTGCTTGCCGCCGCCACTGAACGCATTGAGCGAGTCGATGCAGAAGCATTGCTGTTGCACGTACTCGACTGCAATCGGGCTTGGCTGTTCACGCATGGGCACGCATCACTGGGAGCTGCATCCACTAAAACATTTCAAGCCCTCGTGGAGCAACGTGCTAACGGCATCCCTGTGGCTTACCTGATTGGCCGGCGTGGATTTTGGACGCTTGATTTAGTGGTGTCGCCGGCAACTCTGATTCCTCGTGCAGAAACAGAAACTTTGGTCGAACAGGCACTGGAGCGGCTCGACCGTGCTCCAAACCGATGCGTGGCAGACCTGGGTACCGGTAGCGGTGCAATTGCGCTGGCCATCGCTTCCGAACGCCCACAGGCGCATGTGTTAGCAAGCGATACCAGTGCAGCCGCACTCACCGTTGCCGCAACCAATGCCGCCGCACATGGACTGAATAACGTGGTCTTTCGCCTAGGCGACTGGTATGCGCCGCTCATTGGGGAACGCTTCGACCTGATTGTCAGCAATCCACCATACATCGCCGCCACTGATCCACACTTAACACAGGGGGACCTACGCTTCGAACCGCAATCGGCATTGGTCTCTGGTGCCGACGGACTGGACGCACTGCGCACACTCGCCGCAGGCGCGCCAGCACACCTGCGACCAGGCGGCTGGTTACTGCTAGAGCACGGATGGGAACAAGGTGCCACCATGCGAGTATTGCTACGTGCAGCGGGACTAGTGACAGTGACAACCTTACAAGATCTGGAGGCACGTGACCGTATCACCGTGGGGCGCTCTCCATATTCCTAA
- a CDS encoding DUF5713 family protein, whose amino-acid sequence MPIQDEQVRHYPFLSEMYADPYFPNGLVDRARGILIRLCEQIEAQRPADLDGLYVLTHEATEEFNALTLVFEQHGSAIETVARNCIAADFAFIAKAYGYQAETEAMIENSDW is encoded by the coding sequence GTGCCAATCCAAGATGAACAGGTCCGCCATTATCCGTTCCTCAGTGAAATGTACGCGGACCCTTATTTCCCGAACGGTCTGGTTGACCGCGCACGCGGAATTCTCATAAGGTTGTGCGAACAGATCGAGGCACAACGTCCAGCAGACTTGGACGGGCTGTATGTGCTCACTCACGAAGCCACCGAAGAATTTAACGCGCTAACCCTGGTATTCGAACAACATGGTAGTGCGATTGAAACCGTAGCGCGCAACTGCATCGCCGCTGACTTCGCTTTCATCGCCAAGGCCTACGGTTACCAAGCAGAAACCGAGGCAATGATCGAAAACAGTGATTGGTAA
- the pip gene encoding prolyl aminopeptidase: protein MRTLYPEVSPFEHGMLCVDDRHMLYYEQCGNPHGKPVVILHGGPGSGCNTKMRRFHDPSKYRIVLFDQRGAGRSTPHANLVNNTTWDLVADIEKLRIALGITRWQVFGGSWGSTLALAYAQTHPEQTTELVLRGIFMLRRWELEWFYQEGASRLFPDAWERYLAAIPPVERHDLISAFHRRLTSSDEAVRLAAAQAWSLWEGATSFLYMDHDFIASHENPHFALAFARIENHYFVNGGFFEVEDQLLRDAHRIANIPGVIVHGRYDVVCPLQNAWDLHKAWPKASLKITPAAGHSAFEPENIDALVCATDYFV from the coding sequence ATGCGTACGCTGTACCCTGAGGTAAGCCCTTTCGAGCACGGCATGTTGTGTGTCGACGACCGTCACATGCTCTACTACGAGCAGTGCGGCAATCCGCATGGCAAGCCAGTGGTGATCCTTCATGGTGGCCCTGGCAGCGGCTGCAATACCAAAATGCGGCGTTTCCATGATCCAAGCAAATATCGCATCGTCCTGTTCGACCAACGCGGTGCCGGACGTTCGACGCCACATGCCAACCTAGTCAACAACACCACCTGGGATCTGGTCGCCGACATCGAGAAACTACGCATCGCATTAGGGATTACGCGTTGGCAAGTGTTCGGAGGCAGTTGGGGATCAACTCTGGCGCTGGCTTACGCCCAAACCCATCCTGAGCAAACGACAGAACTGGTGTTGCGCGGCATCTTCATGCTGCGCCGCTGGGAACTGGAATGGTTCTATCAAGAGGGAGCCAGTCGTCTGTTTCCAGACGCCTGGGAACGCTACCTTGCAGCGATCCCGCCCGTGGAACGCCACGACTTGATCTCGGCCTTCCATCGCCGTCTGACCAGTAGCGATGAAGCCGTGCGCTTGGCTGCAGCTCAGGCATGGAGCCTCTGGGAAGGGGCAACCAGCTTTTTATACATGGACCACGATTTCATTGCCAGCCACGAAAATCCGCACTTTGCACTGGCATTCGCCAGGATTGAGAACCACTATTTTGTGAATGGCGGCTTTTTTGAGGTCGAAGACCAATTGTTACGCGATGCACACCGCATTGCCAACATTCCGGGTGTCATCGTGCATGGTCGCTACGACGTCGTCTGCCCCCTTCAGAATGCATGGGACCTGCACAAAGCTTGGCCGAAAGCCAGTTTGAAGATCACTCCAGCTGCAGGTCATTCCGCATTTGAACCTGAAAATATCGACGCATTGGTATGCGCGACCGACTACTTCGTCTGA
- a CDS encoding PilZ domain-containing protein: MIHESRRTLRRQVSEGINVLDMVAEQMIGQLSNISENGMLLLSPASLVDNALYQLRFQLSDLQGRLLQIDVGVHLLWSRPARGFGQLWAGFRFLTVSDEHRQYVRRWVNAGH, encoded by the coding sequence ATGATTCATGAATCCCGCCGAACGTTGCGTCGTCAAGTATCCGAGGGCATCAACGTGCTCGATATGGTTGCTGAGCAAATGATCGGCCAGCTCAGCAATATTTCCGAAAATGGCATGCTTCTCTTGTCCCCTGCGTCTTTGGTTGACAATGCGTTGTACCAGTTGCGTTTTCAACTGTCTGACCTGCAAGGGCGGCTGCTACAGATAGACGTTGGCGTGCATCTGCTATGGTCCAGGCCAGCACGCGGGTTTGGGCAGCTATGGGCTGGCTTCCGCTTCCTGACGGTGTCCGATGAACATCGTCAGTACGTACGCCGCTGGGTCAATGCTGGGCATTGA